AGCCCAAACGCCGTGCTGACCAGCACGGCCACCAGGTCGAGCAGAAATACGGCCAGCGAGCCGGCCACCACGGCCGAGTTGGCGGCGCGGCCCACGCCGGCCGTGTCGTTGCTGGCGTAGTAGCCTTTGTAGCAGCTGATGAGGCCGATGGCAAAGCCGAAAAAGAAGGTTTTAATGACTGCCGGTAGCACCTGGCCGTAGGTGAGGCGGCCCAGAATGTGGTTGATAAACAGCGCCAGCGAGGTCGAGCCCTGCATATTAACCCCCACGAAGGCCGACAGCAGCCCGATGGCATCGGAGAGCAGCGTGAGCACCGGCACCATGAGCGTAGTGGCCAGCACCCGCGTGACTACTAGGTACTTGAAGGGGTTAGTGCCCGATACGTCCATGGCGTCAATCTGCTCGGTTACGCGCATCGAGCTGAGCTCGGCCCCGATGTTGGAGCCTACCTTGCCGGCCACCATCAGGCCCGTGATGATGGGGCTTAGCTCCTGAATGATGGTGAGGCCCACCATCACCGGAATCCACGACTCGGCGCCGAACTGCACCATCGTGGGCCGCAGCCGCAGCGTGAGCACCAGCCCCATAATAAAGCCCGTGATACCCACCAGCGGCAGCGACTGATACCCCACGACGTAGCATTGGTACAGAAACTCCGACACTTCGTAGCGCGGCCGAAACCCCTCGCGGAAAAACCGCCCCGCAAACCGGGCCAGGGTGCCGGTGGCGGCGAGCATAGAGGTGGCGGACACGGAAGGGGCGTAGGAGTAGGGCTGCTTACGGCGAAATTATCCACTAAAGAAGCTGCAAAAGTATTGGCACTACCTAGCCGCCCGGCATGACAAGTAGTAGCTCAAATAGCTGATTTTTATCAGGTTTTGCCGGTAACTTACGGCCGACCTTTGGCGCTACTTCTGCCTTGCCAGCACCTTGCTTACCCATGCTGTCCGCTTCCTACACCACCGTGCTGGCCAACCTGCTCTACACGCACTCGCGCGAGTTTGTGGGTATTTATGATGTGGCCTTGGGCTGGTTTACGCAGGTAAACCCCGTGGCGGTGCAACTGCTGGGCTACGCCTCCGAGGCCGAGTTTCTGGCCGACCCCGACCACTCGCTGCGCTCGCCGCCCTGGACGAGTGACGAGTGGCGGGTGCTGTGCGAGCTGACCCAGCGCGAAGGCCACCACGAGCTGGACGCCATCATTCGGCGCCACACCGGCGAGCCGTTCCCGGCCTACCTGCGGCTCACGTACTTTGAGGCCGAGGGCCGGCCCTCGCTGCTGGTGTGCCTGGCCGAGCAAAGCCCGCTGCAGCGCGCCGAGCGCGCGCTGGCCCACAGCGTGCGCCGCTTCGAGGCCGTGTTTACCAACGCCACCATCGGTATTATCGTCTGCGATAAAACCGGCAGTATCGTGTCGGCCAATGGCCTGGCGGGCGAGCTTTTTGGCTACTCGCAGCCCGCGTTGCTGGGCCAGCGCATCGAAGTGCTGGTACCGGGTGCCGCCGGCCGCCGCCACGAGCAGCTGCGCAAAACATTCAACGCCCAGCCCCAGGTGCGCAGCATGGGCGGGCACCGCGCCTTGCAGGGCCAGCGCCAGGATGGCTCGGTGTTTCCGGTCGAAGTCAGCCTGAGCTACTTTTACCTTGATGAGGAGCTGTACGTAGTGGCCTACGTCCTCGACATTTCCCGCAAAAAGGCCGCTGAGCAGGAGCTGCACGACCAGCACCAGCAGGTGGCCCGCCTCAACGCCGAGCTCGAGCAGAAGGTGGCTGACCGCACCCACGCCCTGCTCAGCACCCTGGAGCAGCTCGAAAAGCGGGGCCAGGAGCTGGCCCAGGCCCTAGCCGCCGAGCAGGAGTTGGGCGAATTAAAATCGCGCTTCGTGAGCATGGCCTCGCACGAGTTTCGCACGCCGCTCACGGCCGTGCTCAGCTCGGCCGCGCTCATCGGCAAATACCCCGACGGCGACCAGCAGCCCCAGCGCCTCAAGCACCTGGAGCGCATCAATATCTCGGTCAACCACTTGAATGCCATTCTGGAAGAGTTTCTCTCCGTCGGGCGCATCGAGGAAGGCAAGGTGGAAATCAATCCAGTTGCTTTCGACCTGAATACCCTGCTCGACGAAACCCTGGCCGACGTGCAGAGCCTGCGCAAGACCGGCCAAACCTTCGTGCGGCAGGTGGCGTGCCCCGACCCGTTTTGGCTCGACTCGTCGCTGCTGCGCAAGATTTTGGTGAATTTGCTCTCCAATGCCCTCAAGTATTCGGGCGAAAACGCCACAGTGACGGTGCAGGCGGCGTGCCACGATAGCCAGCTGACCGTCAGCGTGGCCGACCAGGGCGTGGGGATTTCCAAGGAAGACCAGACCCACTTGTTCGAGCGGTTTTTTCGGGCCCGCAACGTTTCGACGGTGCCCGGCACCGGGCTAGGCCTCTACATCATTGCCCGCTATCTGGAGCTGATGGGCGGCACCATCGACCTGCAAAGCGCCCCCGACCAGGGCACTACCGTCACGGTCACCCTTCCCTATGAAAACCATTCTGCTGATTGAGGACGACGCGTTTATCCGCGAAAACACCGCCGAGCTGCTCGGGCTGGCCGGCTACGCCGTGCACGCCGCCAAAAACGGTAAGCTTGGCGTGGAGCAGGCTCTGGCCGAGAAGCCCGACTTGGTGGTGTGCGACATTATGATGCCGGTGCTCGACGGCTACGGCGTGCTGCATATTTTCAACCAGAACCCGCAGCTGGCGGGCGTGCCCTTCATCTTCCTCACCGCCAAAACCGAGCGCATCGACCAGCGCCGCGGTATGGAGCTGGGGGCCGACGACTACCTCACCAAACCCTTCAGCGAAAACGAGCTGCTGAGCGCCATCAGCGGCCGGCTAGCCCGGTTTCGGCACCTCAAGCCCGACTATGACCTGCGCGCCGGCGGCCTGGGCGAGTTTCTGGACGATGCCCGCGCCGTGGGCCACCTGGCTGGCCTGTCGGGCGACCGCAAAACCCACGCGGTGCGCCGCAAGCAGACCATCTACCTGGAAGGCGACGAGGTCACGCGGGGCTACTTCGTGCAGGCCGGCCGGGTAAAAACCGTGAAAACGACCGAAGGCGGCAAAGAATTGATTACGGGCTTTTATGGCCCCGGCGAGTTTTTTGGCTACCTGCCGTTGCTGGAGCACACCCTGCACAGCGACTCGGCCGTGGCCCTCGACGATGCGGAGTTGGTGTACATTCCGCAGGATGACTTTTCGCAGTTGCTGCTGCGCAATTCGGCGGTGAGCCAGCAGTTTATTCGGCTGCTGGCGGGCCGCGTGCGCGAGCGCGAGCAGCAGCTCCTGACCATGGCCTACAGCTCCATCCGGCGCCGCGTGGCCGATACGTTGCTGCGCCTGCACGAGCCCATCAGCGCCGACCCCACCGCCAGCATCCAGCTCTCGCGCGATGACATGGCCGCTATGGTCGGCACGGCCCCCGAGTCGCTCATTCGCACCCTTAGCGAATTCAACCAGAACGGCTTAATTGCCCTGACGCCCAAACATATTCGGGTGCTGCAGCCAGAGAGGCTGCGCCGGGCGCATTGGTAGGGGCCGCGCCAAGCAGCCCTGACAAACGTCAGGTAGCAAGGCGATTATTGTCAGCCAGGGGGCCGGGGCGCGGCCAGACCTTTGCGGCAGGTCGGTTTGCCCTTGCGGCCGGCTTCCACTCTCTATTCCCTCCGCTCTTATGCATATGCCTGCTGCTGCCGCATTTCCCACCCTAGCCCACGGCTTTCGCCGATGAGCTGGCGCCCCGCTAGCCCCGCCCGGCCGCGCCCCGACGACCGAAGCCCCGCCCACACCAGCCGCACCATCAGCGCCGACAGCCTGCGCGTGATGCGGGAAGCCGATGCCAGTATGTCGCCCGATGAGCGGGGCTACTACGCCGGCCCGGTGCCCGCAGCCGCTAGCCCCGGTAGTGCGCCCGTGACCGCGCCGGGCACCTAGCGCCGCTTAGGAAGAGCAGGGCGGGCCGACGTTGAAACAGCCCTGGCAACGCCTGCTAACCGCTTGTTTCCATGGACCCTGACCCGCCGCGTGGCGCTGCCAGCAGTGGAGCGGAGCGGGTGGTCAAGATAGCGCCGGTGCTGCTGCGGGCTGCTTGATTGCGTTGGTATGGGGCGCTAATGATTTGCTCAGCGTGCCTTGTCAGAATGATATACCAAGTTGCCCTCCGCGCCGGCCCCCGGCCCTTTTCCTGAAAGGAAGGAGCCGGCGCCGGCGCCAGAACAATGTCTATCAACCTGCCAAACACGTGACAAACCCCCTCATCCCATGAAACCTAACTTCGTTGTCCTCACCGATTCTTCGCCTGCCGGCGAGCGGGCGCAAGCCTACGCCGCCGCGCTGGCCGCGCCGCTGGGGGCCGAGCTGCACCTGGTGCATGTATTTGCCCCAATGGCCGTAACCACCCTGGAATATGGCTTTACGATGCCCATGCTGGACGTGGACTATGTGCGCGCACTCCGTAATTCCCTCGCCAGTGCCGCTGCGGGTCTATCCGTGCCCACTACCTCCGAAGTAATTGAAAATGAGTGGTACACGGCCGTGGAGCAGGCCCTGGATACCTATCGGCCGCTGCTGCTAATTGCTGGCCTCACGGCCACCCACGGCCGCCTCGAAGAGTGGCTCAATAACCGCGCCCTTCCGCTGGCCCACCGCACGGGCTATCCGCTGCTATTGGTACCCGAGCACCTGCCCGCCGCCGCCCTGCGCCCGCCCCGCCGCCTGGTGCTGGCCGTGGAGGACCGCCCGTTTACCCTCACGCCCGAGGCGCTGGCCCTGGCGCCGCTGCTGCAGGCGCTGGGCTGCGCGTTCGTCACGACCACCGTATTTCCGCCCCAGCAGGCCACGAGCGGCGAGGCGGGCTGGCTGGCCGCGCAGCGTTGCGGGCTAGCCCCCACCCTGGCCGGCAGTGCGCTGCACCGGGTGGTGGATGCGCGGCCCGCCGCCGGCATCTGGCAGGCCACCGACGAGTTGGAGGCCGACATGCTGGCCTTGCTCGACCAGGGCCACGGCTGGATGCATAAGATGTTCAGCGGCAGCGTTATTGCCCACGCTGTGCGGTTTTCGCAGGTGCCGGTGCTGCTGCTCTCGGCGCGCATGGCGGCCTGACGCCAGGTGCCCACCATACTTGCCCGCTACCACTAAGGCCGGCGTGCCGTGTCAATGCATGCGCCATAAAGGAAAAATGCAGGAGCCCGGTGGCGGCTAGTCGATAGATTATCAACTAGCCGCCAAAAGCACGTTAGCCATTCGCTACTCCGCCGCGAGGGGTAGTAGTAGCACCGGCACCTGCGAGTAGCGCAGCACATCGGCAATCACGCTGCCGCTAAAGAGCTTATGTATCCAGCCGTGACCCTGGTCGAGCAAGGCTAGCATGTCGGCCTCCAGCTCGTCGGTGGCCTGCCAGATGCCGGCGGCGGGCCGCGCATCCACCACCCGGTGCAGCGCGCTGCCGGCCAGGGTGGGGGCTAGCCCGCAGCGCTGCGCGGCCCGCAGGCCGGCGCCGCCCTTGTGGGCCCGGTGGGGGGGAGGACCGTGACGGGCACCACGGCGCAACTCAGCCGGGCGAGCAGCGGGGCCAGGGCCCGCCCCTCGGGCGTGAGGGTAAACGGGCGGTCCTCCACGGCCAGCACCAGGCGGCGGGGCGGGCGCAGATACATAGCCGCCAGAAACTCGGGCACTAGCAGCAGCGGGTAGCCCGTGCGGTGGGCCAGCGGTAGGGCGCGGTTGCTCAGCCACTCGTCCAGCGGCCCATCGGTGGCGGAAAGGCCGGCTAGCAGCAGCGCCGGCTGGTAAGCGGCCAGCAGCTGGTCGAGGGCCGAATACCAGTTGTCGTCTTCCAGCAGCTCGACGGTGGCCGGCACCGGCAAGCGGGCCGCCGCCTCTAGCAGCCCGGCGCGCACGGCCGGCACGTAATCCGTATCGAGTAGCGGCGGCCCAAATTCTAGGGCAACCAGCGGCTGCGCCAGCACGTGCACCAGGTGCAGCGTGGCCCCCAGCGGGGCGGCCAGCACGGCGGCGTAGGCTAGCATGAACTCGTTGGCGGGCGTGCCATCGGTGAAAACAATAAAGTCGGTTTTCATAGTAAATAAAAAAATGCCGGAAATCCGGCCCGGCGAAAATCGCTAGCTGCCAGCCAAGCCAGCCCTATCGGAAGCGCCCTGATTGAAAAGAAATATGGCCCATGAGGTGACCTGTGCAAAAATTAACTGAACTTAAAATCCCGGCTTTCGCTGCCGAAAACCGGGATTTGTCAGGCGGCCTACTTGGTGCCGTACTCTTCGGCGTGGCTCTTGCGCGCGTGGGTAGCGTGCTCGGCGGCGTGCTCAGTGTGGGCGGCGGCGGTGTGGGCGTGGTGCGCCGCCTTCTCGTGGCTGCCGGCTTCCTGGTGCTTGGCGGCTTCGGTGTGATGCTTGGCGGCCTCGGTATGGTGGGTGGCAGCCTTTTTGTGGCTTTCAGCAGCTTTCTTCGACATGGGGTGGGGGAATTAAAGCGCGCCGGAGTTGGCACGGGTGGGGTTGGGCACGAGGGCTAGCGAGTTTGCGTCAGAAGCCAGCGCGCCGCGTCTTAATTAGCGCTGGGCGTAAAGTGCGAACCCGCTTGAAAACAGAGTAGAAATTAGTCAATATAATGCGTGTGAAGTAGTTATAGCTCAGAAAGGAGAGAAGTGGGTAAAAAGCAGCCCGCCACCCACCCGGGCGGCGCGGGGGCGGGCTGCCCAGTCTTACAGTCCGTGGTCGGGCGAGATGAGCAGGTCGTTGTCCACGAAGCTGGCGCCGGCGTCGTAGGCCGCGTAGGTGGCCTGTTCGCGGTCGAGCCAGGTTTCGACGGTGCCCGTGAGCGTGGCGTGGCCTTTCTCTACCAGCACCTCTATCTCCTGATTATTGAGGCTAGCCGACCAGAAGTACCGGTTGCGGATGCGCTCGGCCAGGGCGAAGTCGGGGTTGGGGCGGGGCATAGTGGGCTTCCAGGCGGCGGTCTGGTAGGCGTTGAAATCGGGGCTGCCGGGCACGCTCACCCAGTTGTCCAGCTCTGCCACGCCATTCACGCCCGAGGCCACGGCCCCGGCCTGCTCCTGCTCAAAGTGCGTGCTCACCTGCCCATACAGCTGGGCCTTGCCGTTGCGCACGTACACGCTGAAGTCGCAGCCGCTCACGTAGGGGTCGCGGGCCAGCGCCTCGCGGATGGTCTGGCCGATGTGCAGGTCGGGGATGAAGCGCTTGGTGCGTACTTTCAGCAGGTTATGTACGTCCCAGACGCCCACTACGTGGCGGGCGTCGCGCTCGGCATCCTGCTTGGCGCGCAGGTTGCTCACGACCCCGCTCAGCGTCACCACGCCGTTGTGCACCGCCACCAGCGGCTGGTACGAGAGCACGCGCGGGTCGAAGCGAAAGGCATCGACCACGGCCTGGGCAATGTCCTGGTCGGAGCGCGGGGCTAGCTTGTCGCGCCGCAGCTCGTGGCCCAGCGCCCAGTAGGCCACCGCCAGGTCGCGGGCATCGACGCGCGCCGCGCCGGCCCGGTAAGCGGTGGCCTCCACGCGGTTTTTCTCGGCGGCGGTGCCCACCGTGCCGCTCAGGCGCACTACCCGGTCGGTGGTGCGCACTTGCACCAGGGCGCTGTTCACCCGAATGTCCCAGGCCAGCAGCTCACGGATTTGGGTGCTGATTTCTTCGTCCGAATTCTCGATTTTGCCCCAGCGGATAAGCAGGTCGTCGGCTCCAAGGCTACGCACGCCCTTCACGCCGCGCACCACGCGCAGCACCAGTTCCTTCTCGGCCCAGCTCTGGAGCGTGCCCGCTAGGGTAAGGTGGCCATCGGCGGCGGTGGCCTGCACGTTGTAGTCGCTGGTGGCGGGGTCGGCGGCCAGGGCGCTGGCTACGTGCGCTTGCAGCTCGTGGTCGGCCACGTCGGGCGTGCTGATAAGAATCTCATTCACCACGCCGCGCACGCCGCGCAGGGCCAGGGCAATTTCTTCGGCCCGCTCGCGCGAGAGCAGGTTGTCGGTAATGCCGGTCAGCAGCACAATGCCATCGTGGGTGGCTACGTCGATGAGGTGCGCAGCTACGCCTTTCTTGGTGGTAAAAAACAGCTCAATGGCGGTCGTAATGTCTGCATCGACCACGTGCTCAATGGTCTGTTCGAAGGTTTCGAGGGTTTGCATGGGGTCACAAGGGCTAGGTTATTCCGGCTCCCGGTGAGCGCGAATTCACCCGTAAAAGTCGCCCCCTAGCCCCGCCGTAGTGCTGACAACAATTCCTTGAAAGTATGACGTTTGTCAGGTGGCCGGGGGCAGGGCGCGCCCGGCTGAGGGCTAGCCCCCGGCCGGCCTCCGGCGCTAAAACAGGCCTTTGTCCAGTTCCAGGCGGGCTTCCTCTAAATCCAGCTCGTTTTCGAGCTTGCGCAAGAGGTCGTCGCTGGTGCGCTCCTTTTGCTGCAACTCCTGTAGTACGCCGCGTTCAAATTTAATAAGCTCTTCCTGAAGAAATTGCGACTTGGTAAAGGGTTTCTCGTGCAGGTCGTGGGGGGGCGCTCCTTCAGGGCGGCCGTCCAGCTGCGCAGCAGCGCCAGGCGCACGCCGTAGCTCAGCTTCATGCGTTGAAGCACGTCGGCGGGTACCCAGTGGGCGGTGGCGGGG
The genomic region above belongs to Hymenobacter sp. BRD128 and contains:
- a CDS encoding BON domain-containing protein; amino-acid sequence: MQTLETFEQTIEHVVDADITTAIELFFTTKKGVAAHLIDVATHDGIVLLTGITDNLLSRERAEEIALALRGVRGVVNEILISTPDVADHELQAHVASALAADPATSDYNVQATAADGHLTLAGTLQSWAEKELVLRVVRGVKGVRSLGADDLLIRWGKIENSDEEISTQIRELLAWDIRVNSALVQVRTTDRVVRLSGTVGTAAEKNRVEATAYRAGAARVDARDLAVAYWALGHELRRDKLAPRSDQDIAQAVVDAFRFDPRVLSYQPLVAVHNGVVTLSGVVSNLRAKQDAERDARHVVGVWDVHNLLKVRTKRFIPDLHIGQTIREALARDPYVSGCDFSVYVRNGKAQLYGQVSTHFEQEQAGAVASGVNGVAELDNWVSVPGSPDFNAYQTAAWKPTMPRPNPDFALAERIRNRYFWSASLNNQEIEVLVEKGHATLTGTVETWLDREQATYAAYDAGASFVDNDLLISPDHGL
- a CDS encoding universal stress protein; the encoded protein is MRRGARHGPPPHRAHKGGAGLRAAQRCGLAPTLAGSALHRVVDARPAAGIWQATDELEADMLALLDQGHGWIHKLFSGSVIADVLRYSQVPVLLLPLAAE
- a CDS encoding PAS domain-containing sensor histidine kinase, translating into MLSASYTTVLANLLYTHSREFVGIYDVALGWFTQVNPVAVQLLGYASEAEFLADPDHSLRSPPWTSDEWRVLCELTQREGHHELDAIIRRHTGEPFPAYLRLTYFEAEGRPSLLVCLAEQSPLQRAERALAHSVRRFEAVFTNATIGIIVCDKTGSIVSANGLAGELFGYSQPALLGQRIEVLVPGAAGRRHEQLRKTFNAQPQVRSMGGHRALQGQRQDGSVFPVEVSLSYFYLDEELYVVAYVLDISRKKAAEQELHDQHQQVARLNAELEQKVADRTHALLSTLEQLEKRGQELAQALAAEQELGELKSRFVSMASHEFRTPLTAVLSSAALIGKYPDGDQQPQRLKHLERINISVNHLNAILEEFLSVGRIEEGKVEINPVAFDLNTLLDETLADVQSLRKTGQTFVRQVACPDPFWLDSSLLRKILVNLLSNALKYSGENATVTVQAACHDSQLTVSVADQGVGISKEDQTHLFERFFRARNVSTVPGTGLGLYIIARYLELMGGTIDLQSAPDQGTTVTVTLPYENHSAD
- a CDS encoding universal stress protein produces the protein MKPNFVVLTDSSPAGERAQAYAAALAAPLGAELHLVHVFAPMAVTTLEYGFTMPMLDVDYVRALRNSLASAAAGLSVPTTSEVIENEWYTAVEQALDTYRPLLLIAGLTATHGRLEEWLNNRALPLAHRTGYPLLLVPEHLPAAALRPPRRLVLAVEDRPFTLTPEALALAPLLQALGCAFVTTTVFPPQQATSGEAGWLAAQRCGLAPTLAGSALHRVVDARPAAGIWQATDELEADMLALLDQGHGWMHKMFSGSVIAHAVRFSQVPVLLLSARMAA
- a CDS encoding response regulator — protein: MKTILLIEDDAFIRENTAELLGLAGYAVHAAKNGKLGVEQALAEKPDLVVCDIMMPVLDGYGVLHIFNQNPQLAGVPFIFLTAKTERIDQRRGMELGADDYLTKPFSENELLSAISGRLARFRHLKPDYDLRAGGLGEFLDDARAVGHLAGLSGDRKTHAVRRKQTIYLEGDEVTRGYFVQAGRVKTVKTTEGGKELITGFYGPGEFFGYLPLLEHTLHSDSAVALDDAELVYIPQDDFSQLLLRNSAVSQQFIRLLAGRVREREQQLLTMAYSSIRRRVADTLLRLHEPISADPTASIQLSRDDMAAMVGTAPESLIRTLSEFNQNGLIALTPKHIRVLQPERLRRAHW
- a CDS encoding ABC transporter permease yields the protein MSATSMLAATGTLARFAGRFFREGFRPRYEVSEFLYQCYVVGYQSLPLVGITGFIMGLVLTLRLRPTMVQFGAESWIPVMVGLTIIQELSPIITGLMVAGKVGSNIGAELSSMRVTEQIDAMDVSGTNPFKYLVVTRVLATTLMVPVLTLLSDAIGLLSAFVGVNMQGSTSLALFINHILGRLTYGQVLPAVIKTFFFGFAIGLISCYKGYYASNDTAGVGRAANSAVVAGSLAVFLLDLVAVLVSTAFGLI
- a CDS encoding universal stress protein → MKTDFIVFTDGTPANEFMLAYAAVLAAPLGATLHLVHVLAQPLVALEFGPPLLDTDYVPAVRAGLLEAAARLPVPATVELLEDDNWYSALDQLLAAYQPALLLAGLSATDGPLDEWLSNRALPLAHRTGYPLLLVPEFLAAMYLRPPRRLVLAVEDRPFTLTPEGRALAPLLARLSCAVVPVTVLPPTGPTRAAPACGPRSAAG